The Setaria viridis chromosome 6, Setaria_viridis_v4.0, whole genome shotgun sequence genome includes the window TAAAATGACCGAGTTTTGGGTCGATCTAATGACCTAGAGAATTTGCATCCCTACTACACGAGAGTTTGCCTCTCTCCACAAGTTGTCAACCTTTGACGAAAGGCAAAACAAAGTGCATCATCAATTCAGCATGAGCAAGGTATGCATTGGTCGAGACCTGCGGCAAATTGAGGACAACCAAGAAGATCAATTCCTGCCCTATCCTTTTCTTGCGTTCAGCTACTGCATCCCTCGCGCATATGCGTGCCTAGTCCCCGTCTTGGCTCGCTTTTGCTGCATCACTCACCCTCACACATCGGAGCTGCTGCGAGCCTGCTTCGGCctcggtcgccgcccctgtgaaCTGTCACGGGCCTCCCCTCTCGCGCCTCTCCTTTCCCCTCCCGTCTCCTCACGCACACTTGCGCGCCATGGATGGCACCACACCGCTCATCGATCGCCACATGTTCGGCTATAAATTGTACTCCCGGCGACTCGACGGCTTCATTCTCAACTGTGTCGAAGCATCTACTAGCTAGCTGGCGCCAATGGactccgacgaggaggagcagggctcgtcgccggcgtcggagtCGGAGCCGGAGTGCGCGCCGCTgctgatgccgccgccgccgccccgggcgCCGTCGTCGCAGCCGCCGCTGCTTCTGAACCCGGCGTACGCGCGGTGCAAGTCGGTGATCCACGACGAGCTCCGCAGCTTCCGGGTGTTCCTGCAGTGGTGCGCGCTCGACCACTCCACCcgcgccgggcgcgccgccTCGTACGCGGCGTTCCTGGTGCTGGCGCTCCTCGTGCCCGCCTCCATCTCGCTCTCGCTCCGCGCCGACGCCTCCCTGTCCCCGGTCTCCGCGTCCGCCATCACCTTCAACCGCGTCTCCCAGGTGCCCGCCACGGGGCTCGCCGTCATATCCTTCGTCACGCTGGCCGCCTTCTTCCGCCGCCTGGGCGGGCTCCGGCAGCTCCTCTTCCTCGACGGCGCGCTCCGCGACGACTCCCCCTACGTCCGCCGCGGCTACGCCCGGGAGCTGGACCGCGCGTTCCGCCTCCTggcggcgctcctcctcccgtcCCTCTGCGTGGAGGCGGCGCACAAGGCCGTCTTCTACTTCTGCACCGTCCGTGTGGATCCCCCCGCGGCGCTGGGCGCGGTgctcccgccgctgctcctgccGCGTGTCCCATGGCGCGCGGTGGCGCTGGTCGCGACGGTGGCGTCGTGGGTGTACCGCACGGGGGTGTTCCTGCTGGTGTGCGTGCTGTTCCGCCTCACCTGCGAGCTCCAGATCCTGCGCTTCGAGGGCATCCACCACATGTTCGACGTcgaggcgcgcgccgccgccgccgagatctTCGCCGAGCACAGACGCATCCGGACGCAGCTGCTGGCCACCAGCCACCGGTACCGGGTGTTCATCATCTGCTGCCTCGTCACCATCACCGTCAGCCAGCTCGGAGCGCTCCTCGTCGCGCTCTCCTCCAGGGACGAAAAGAGCTTCTCCAACACCGGCGACCTCCTCGTCGGCTCGGCGGTGCAGCTGAGCGGCTTCTTCATGTGCCTGTTCGGCGCCGCCAGGATCACGCACAGGGCGCAGAGGATCGTGTCCATCGCCAGCCAGTGGCACGTGAGCTTGGTGGCCATGCACCACGGCAGCAAGTCTTCGCCGGCCAGCACGTCGGCGAGCGACGTCGACGCGTCCCGCGTCtccggctcgtcggcggccgtGTCGTCTCAAGCGGAGCCCGGCGCGGCGTGCTCGTACAAGAGCAGACAAGCACTCGGTAGCTAACCAACGCAACTTGACCATCAATTTGCTGCCACGAAGTGAGGCTAAAATTTGCTTGTTTCGCTCTGCAGTGACGTACCTGCGCCACAACGGCGGCGGGATCACCCTGTTCGGCTTCACGCTCGACCGGGGGCTCCTCCACACCATCTTCGTCTTCGAGATGACTCTGGTGCTATGGATCCTCAGCAAAGTTGTGGTCCTCGAGTAGGAACATGTGTACACGTGTCAAGACTCAAGGCAGTCTTATATAGTAGTGCTACTAGTATTTTTGTCCGCCACTGTACGATATTGTTGGCGCAAGATAATTCAGTAAAGGCTGCTTTGATTTGTAAAAGTCACATGTAAGGGATGATTCATTTCAAAACAAACATGTGATGAATTATTCATAAATGCACGATGTTTTGGACATTGATATGGtttccctccattctcttttgataggacTATTTGCAAAACTAAACTTTTCTCTCTTGATAGTCCTATTTGAGTTGCCATCTCGTGTTTGACACGGCTGATTGTTCGATCCCCGTGCAGAGTAACTCCTCTAGAAAATAATTGGTATATGTATATGACGACATTGATGCTGAGGTGCATGTATATAATAACGAGGAGTACAAGATGACATGATTCATTAGATGATAAGCAGAGTTCATTCTCCTTGGTCATTGTGCCAAGATGAAATAGATTAGAATATCAAAAGAGAATAGGGAAACTCGTTCGTTGGAGCCCTTCTGTGTTTCGATTGGAAAAACTAGCACATATTTTCATGACAAACCAACTTAAAGTTTTGGGGCCCTCTAGTCGCCTATTTAagaaaattttgaagttacCAAGTCATGACACTATTTTTCATGACAAACCAATTAGCACACATCAACCAATCTAAATATACATGTTTTTTAATCAAGATTGAAAATATAGAGCTCACTGCATGGTTACATTTATAGAAAGAGATAACATTGGTTAATTGCACACTTCCTAGTTTTTAGTCGACTTATTTTGCTTGATCTCCCCGATCATGTATAATGCAAATGCTCTTATAAAAGATGCTTAAAGGGTATAGTTTGAGTAAGAGCTCCAACCTCCTACCTACGtacaagattaaaaaaaatctaatttatAAGCGCTTAAATCATTCTTGCGGTTAAGACTTAAGACCCCACTTCCTTAGGGATTCTTAGGTCCTTCGGCTTAGAAGGATGCCAAGAGTGATGCTTCTGGCGCTGGTGTGACTGATGCCTCGTATCAGGGACCACTTCTCACCTCTCCGATTGCAACACGGGTACTCCACCGGCTGAACTTGGGGATGTTGCGAGCCAGCACTCCGATGCTGATGACGGCACCACCCGAGATGCTGCGGACAGCCAAGCTGTAGGTGGCGACCCTCTTCATGACTCTGACTCAGTCGTTGCACTAGCACTACAGAGGGACCTAGTGACCTAGCATCAACGCTAGCTCCTCGCCGATGCCGGTGACACACTTTCGACATGTCATTGATACGATGCAGCGCGCGTCTCTCCACTGCACATCCGATGACTCAAATGCAGCGAGCGCAACGTAACCTTTATCACAAACTTGATATTTTAAATGATGAGGCTGCCCTAATTGAGGTTGCGCTACAAGAGTTTGTTGACATGTTCGATGGACCCCTACCAACCAGCGGCGGATCTAGAATTTTATCATAGggtatgccaaaaaaaaaatttatgcaaagattaagctagaaacaataacaaatcacaatataaatagttcaaaatatagcataaaagaaacttacaaTGTTACTTGTCTCCTTTGTTTACCCGCCGCTTTTTGAATGACATGAATGTCTTGATTATATCTTCTTCATtcacttggaagaaaatatcccGCTCAATGAATGTGACTAGACAATCATCCAAAACACTGTCACTtagcttattccttgacttTGTTTTCACTTTAACCATGGCAAAAAATACCCTTTCAACACTCGCTATTGCCACTGgtaaaagcaatatcaattTGAGAAGCAAGTAAACCATATCATACACTTTGTGCCTCCGTGTTTGAACAAGTTTAACTGAGAGATCAACGATGCTGTCTAGACCCTTGAAGCTATCATCTCGTCGcatgtcatcaatataattatcaagttgtaattcaagttttagcaaatcaTTGTTAGAGAAGTCCTTAGGATAAAATTCAGCCAATCTGCGTACCTTCTGTGCATCAAAcgaagcaaatgaattggaaGGACTGAAGGCTGACATACACGAAAGTAGCTCCATATTGATCTCATCAAACCGATTATCAAGCTCTTGCCTAATTTGATCAATAACACCAATATATACTTCTCTTCTAAAATGAtcatcatttgtttggtttcgAGCACGGGCATACCTTGCTGATTTTCCATACGGCacataatcaccatccatagcaGGAACTTCAACATCATGTTTAATGCAAAAAGAAGTGACCCTCTCAAGGAAGTGGTCCCAACCATCAGACCTTAACTGTTGCATTTTGTTCTTTGCCACATTAACAAGGGAGATTGCATTAAGAATATCTTGATCCCTTCTCTGCAAACACTCTGATaactcatttgtgtatccaagaataacaaacattaagtgcacaaagaaaatgaactcaAAAGTTTCAAATGCTCCAAGCACAAAATGTATCTTTGTCCAATCATCCTTATGTGAAATATCATCACCAAGATCAATGAGCACATCATGGATTGAGGAATACATTGTAATGATGCTGCATATAGTTTTGTAATGAGAGCCCCATCTAGTTTCACCAGGCCTAGGCAAACTCATCTCTTGATTTAATCCACTCCCTGATTCAAGTTCACCACACTCAAGTGCTTTCTTAATATTCTCAAGCCTAGCAGTTCGAAGCATACCATAACGCTTGCAAGAAACTCCAATAATATTCAATAAGATAGATACTTGATCAAAAAAGCTCTTACAATCAGTATTTCTCTtggcaacagcaacaagaactAGTTGGAGTTGATGTGCAAAGCAATGAATATAATACGCACAAGGTGATTCTTGCATAATCAATGTTTTTAGCCCTTTAATATCTCCTTTCATATTACTGGCCCCATCATAACCTTGACCTCTAATTTGAGTCATAGTCAATCCATGACTAACAAGTAAACCCTCAATAGCTTCCTTAAGTGACAAAGAGGTAGTATCATCTACATGAACAACTCCAATAAAGTGTTCGCAAGGCCTTCCAAGTTTATCAACATAACGTAAACAAAGAGCTAGTTGTTCTTTATGTGATATGTCACTGGACTCATCAGCTAAAATTGCATAGGGctcatcatcaagttcttcaattattttctttctagtttctatggCACAACAATGAATAATTTGCTTTTGTATCTCTGGGCTAGTTAAGGTGCAATTACCTGGAGCATTATTCAAGACATACTTGTTCACTTCATCACTATTTCCTGCAAGAAACTTCAAAAGTTCAATGAAATTTCCTCAAAAGTTCAATGAAATTTCCTCTGTTGCTAGAttcttcattttcatcatgtccacgaaatgccaatccttgatgcaaaagaaacttgatACATCTAAGTGAATATGTCAACCTTTTCTTATAAAGACGAAGATCCTCATCAGTCCACTTCTCAATGTGATAATCAATTGCTACCTTGGGATTTATAAAACCAATGTATCTCTCTTGAGCTGCATTGTGTGCCATAGAACCACTATGTTTGAGAAGTGCTTTGTTTCGTATATTCCAATTATTCCATCCTCCAACAATAAATGTATTTGACCCAGCACCCTTCTTGAACAAGTAGCATATAAAGCAAAACGCAGAATCCTTCTTGATATTATATTCAAGCCACTCataattatacatccatacATAATTGAATTGGCAATCCCTACCTCCAATTTTTCTTGATGGAAAATCATGATTAACAGGTTTGAATCGACCTTTAATAATATATGCTCTTCgaattgcatcttgatcattaACATGATAACTTTCAATGGGCTGCCTTTCACCTGGATCATGTGGAAGGCGATTGATTTCATAAACCGGCGGCTATGATGTGGGTGGTTGCAGTGGCGGAGGCAAGGGCACAGGATCCACGATTTCTTCAACTACCACTCTATCATGCTCCTGATTCTGTTCTTCCACAAAAGTTTCAACTGGAGATGGGATAGTGTTTGAAGCAGCTGTTGCCTTCTTTGCTGCATGTTtctgaaaaagagatgcaatatCTCCGCCTCTCTTCATAATCCAACTGTTCTGAAAAAACAATGTCTATGTAATGTAAGTACAATAACTAACTAGACATTATAGCAAAACAAACATGTAACGATAGAATCATGTTTTAAATTTTCGGATAGAAAACTTACAAATCACAACCTCACACGATATTAAGTTAAGAATGTTGATGGATTGACGGTCTGTTCAATAAACTCACGAACTGAAATTAAAAAAGcactcatacataaataaataaaaatatttaagaatATATGTCttttcaaataagaaaaaaaatagaagatagaTTCATCTTAAACCTCCTTGTGGTTTGTGGACGATGAGAAGTTTTCCTTATGGACCATCAGAAGTTTTCGGGCACAAAATCCCCCACGCAGTTGCGCACTTGCGCAGACGCGCTGTCCCTGGTGGCctggtgcggcggccggcggcgctgcggtgGAGCCGTGAGAGGACAGGAGGAGTCCTGGCGGGCGGAGAAGTTGTAATCGTCGAGATGTGGTCTGATGCGTCAAATCGTGGGCCAATCTTGTACTAGAGACAAGCAAAGCAAGCAGTCCGCACACAGCACGTCGTATCCACGCAAGCAAGTCACAACCAGCGGGGGGCCAAAAGCTGGGCCTGAGCATCATTTGCCTTGCATCGTCTGCTAGGCCTGAGAATCATTTTTTGCAGCTTGATTTCTCACGGTAAAGTGATGGGTCCCAGGGTATGCCAGGGTCCACCCGGCATACCATGTAGCTCCGCCGATGCTACCAATGGATGTGGACGCTGCTCTGAATGAGATATTCAACCTCAACGACGACGAGGTTGAGGTGATAGACAATGCCCTATCGGCATGGTTGGGGAAGGTGTCGATGACTTACTAGATAGTACATGAACTTGTTTGAGGTGAGCCTCCATCTGGTGATGGATGTAACAGTCAAGTGCCAATGATGACGTTGAGTTGTGGAGTTTGCGAGGACTGCGCACAATGTTTGGAATTTTGGTTTGATGTTTGGGATGTGTTGAGTGGTTTGATGTGTTTGTTGAGATGCTTGGTGTTGGGTTGttgtttttccatttttttgtaTTGCTCAATTTATactttcatcttctttttaatataatcggcagctctcttGCCTGTTTCGTTTAAAAAAAGATTGTGAAATGTTGAAGCAATATGTCGAAAATGTTGATAGCAAAAAATTGTTTGTTGGGATGGATCTGGATAGGGGTAATGGCAGCAATAGCCAATAGGTTGACATGGGAGCGATCAATGAGAGCAAACCGTCAAGGTGGGGAGCGAGTTCTCTCCTGCACAAGAAAGAAGAAGACCACACGTCCGCAGCCCACCGCAACACGAGGTGGAAGAAAAGTTTGCTGGCCATCAGGTTTTGATCTTAGGGCCACCATGCGTCCACCAAATGAAGTGTTGTTTTCAGGAACTGAAAACTAGCGTCTACCATTTTTCTTAGGCAGCTTGATCCGGCTGAAATGGCCCTGATGAAAGCAAGTCGCAGCAAGGTCAGGTTTAGTACTAGCTCGGAGCAGAGGCGCTGCAACGAAAGTTTCATCAGAGCGCATGCCATGGCCATGCAGCAAGCCAGCGAGGCACATTGCTATTCTTGGCCACGAACCAGCGCAGCCGCATGCCATGCGCGCGCCTCATCTCGCTCGCCACCATCCTCGCCACGCGCGCGTGCGCCTCCTGaatcctctctcctccccccttctcCGCCTCCCTTCGCGTCGACCTCCCGCTTCCTCCCTCCCTGGAAAAAAGCTGCGGCCGGCCTCCCACTCGCGCGCGCCCGACGAAGAGCAGGGGCGCAACATTGCCGCCGGCCGCATCACCCGCCGTCGTCAACGTCAACCGCTGGCGCCGGCGGGCTGGctccccgtccccgccgccccgGACATGGCCGCAGGGCCACCACCGTCGCTACCGCGCCTAACCTTCCTCCTGCTACTGGCCGCCgggtgcctcctcctccttctgccCACTAATAACGCCGCGCGCCTCCCGCTCTCCCTcgcgcccgacgccgccgacgcgctcCTCAAGCTCAAGTCCGGGAtcaacgacggcggcggcgcgctcagCAGCTGGTCCCCCGGTACGAGCccctgcagcggcggcgactCCAAATGGGCTGGCGTCATGTGCGAGAAGGGCGCCGTGCACGGCCTGCAGCTCGAGGGGATGAGCCTCTCCGGCAAGCTCGACCTGGCCGCCCTCAAGAGCCTGCCCGGCCTCCGCACGCTCAGCTTCATGGACAACGAGTTCGCCGGACCGATGCCCGAAGTCAAGGAACTCAGCGGCCTCCGCGCAATCTTCCTGTCCGGCAACAAGTTCTCCGGGACGATCCCCGCCAACGCGTTCGCCGGGATGGGATGGCTCAAGAAGGTGGTCCTCTCCGAGAACAACTTCTCCGGCCCCATCCCGGCGTCGCTCGCCGACGTGCCCAGGCTCCTCGAGCTGCAGCTCAACGACAACAAGTTCCAGGGCAAGATCCCTGATCTGAAACAGGAGGAGTTGAAGGAAGTCAATCTCGCGAACAATGAGCTGGAGGGGGAGATCCCGGCGAGCC containing:
- the LOC117860314 gene encoding uncharacterized protein; protein product: MDSDEEEQGSSPASESEPECAPLLMPPPPPRAPSSQPPLLLNPAYARCKSVIHDELRSFRVFLQWCALDHSTRAGRAASYAAFLVLALLVPASISLSLRADASLSPVSASAITFNRVSQVPATGLAVISFVTLAAFFRRLGGLRQLLFLDGALRDDSPYVRRGYARELDRAFRLLAALLLPSLCVEAAHKAVFYFCTVRVDPPAALGAVLPPLLLPRVPWRAVALVATVASWVYRTGVFLLVCVLFRLTCELQILRFEGIHHMFDVEARAAAAEIFAEHRRIRTQLLATSHRYRVFIICCLVTITVSQLGALLVALSSRDEKSFSNTGDLLVGSAVQLSGFFMCLFGAARITHRAQRIVSIASQWHVSLVAMHHGSKSSPASTSASDVDASRVSGSSAAVSSQAEPGAACSYKSRQALVTYLRHNGGGITLFGFTLDRGLLHTIFVFEMTLVLWILSKVVVLE